In a genomic window of Spodoptera frugiperda isolate SF20-4 chromosome 18, AGI-APGP_CSIRO_Sfru_2.0, whole genome shotgun sequence:
- the LOC118277802 gene encoding zinc finger and BTB domain-containing protein 14 isoform X2: protein MLSTGALTDVTLSASGTSVKAHRLVLASCSQYFAQLFKEVEAENNTLVVVLGCDATELRLLLTFMYTGEVTASKKILPSLLRLAQTLKVSGLTDADTNSTLTPTETETPDEYHKTNIPESPVNLEVKNEPASQAINDNSSSSSKLNYDDIISPTNEKDGSFADFMGKSEKDRLSKLDQIVQNLYSTHKIGNPTATLVNSGVTEIPEYDRKWRMNSSVCTICNKRLSNQYNLRVHMETHAGRRHACRACSHVSRSRDALRKHVAYRHAPPQHRAGRGDI from the exons ATGTTGAGTACGGGGGCCCTGACTGACGTCACACTGAGCGCTAGCGGGACTTCTGTGAAGGCCCATAGGCTTGTCCTAGCTTCTTGCAGCCAATACTTCGCTCAACTTTTTAAG GAGGTGGAAGCTGAAAACAACACCCTGGTGGTGGTGCTGGGGTGTGATGCCACCGAGCTACGTCTCCTCCTCACATTCATGTACACCGGGGAAGTGACGGCCTCCAAGAAGATCCTCCCGTCCCTCCTACGACTTGCACAAACCTTGAAGGTTTCTGGACTTACTGATGCCGATACG AACTCAACACTAACGCCGACTGAAACCGAAACTCCAGACgaatatcataaaacaaatatacctGAATCTCCTGTTAACCTGGAAGTCAAGAACGAGCCAGCATCCCAAGCCATCAACGACAACTCGAGTTCAAGTTCCAAACTCAACTACGACGACATAATATCACCAACCAATGAAAAAGATGGGAGTTTTGCCGACTTTATGGGTAAAAGTGAAAAGGATCGACTAAGCAAATTGGATCAGATTGTCCAAAATTTGTATAGCACGCACAAGATTGGCAACCCTACTGCTACTCTGGTGAATTCTGGAG tTACAGAAATACCGGAGTACGACAGAAAATGGCGGATGAATAGCTCGGTATGTACAATCTGTAACAAGAGACTGTCGAACCAGTACAACTTGCGCGTGCACATGGAAACACACGCGGGCCGCCGCCATGCTTGCCGCGCATGCTCACACGTGTCGCGGTCCAGGGACGCGTTGAGGAAACATGTCGCCTACAGACATGCGCCCCCGCAACACAGGGCCGGACGAGGCGACATCTGA
- the LOC118277802 gene encoding broad-complex core protein isoforms 1/2/3/4/5 isoform X1, which yields MDDEDVQQFSLRWHNHQNSLIGALGRMLSTGALTDVTLSASGTSVKAHRLVLASCSQYFAQLFKEVEAENNTLVVVLGCDATELRLLLTFMYTGEVTASKKILPSLLRLAQTLKVSGLTDADTNSTLTPTETETPDEYHKTNIPESPVNLEVKNEPASQAINDNSSSSSKLNYDDIISPTNEKDGSFADFMGKSEKDRLSKLDQIVQNLYSTHKIGNPTATLVNSGVTEIPEYDRKWRMNSSVCTICNKRLSNQYNLRVHMETHAGRRHACRACSHVSRSRDALRKHVAYRHAPPQHRAGRGDI from the exons ATGGACGATGAGGATGTACAACAGTTTTCTTTGCGCTGGCACAATCATCAG AACAGCTTGATTGGAGCCCTAGGTCGTATGTTGAGTACGGGGGCCCTGACTGACGTCACACTGAGCGCTAGCGGGACTTCTGTGAAGGCCCATAGGCTTGTCCTAGCTTCTTGCAGCCAATACTTCGCTCAACTTTTTAAG GAGGTGGAAGCTGAAAACAACACCCTGGTGGTGGTGCTGGGGTGTGATGCCACCGAGCTACGTCTCCTCCTCACATTCATGTACACCGGGGAAGTGACGGCCTCCAAGAAGATCCTCCCGTCCCTCCTACGACTTGCACAAACCTTGAAGGTTTCTGGACTTACTGATGCCGATACG AACTCAACACTAACGCCGACTGAAACCGAAACTCCAGACgaatatcataaaacaaatatacctGAATCTCCTGTTAACCTGGAAGTCAAGAACGAGCCAGCATCCCAAGCCATCAACGACAACTCGAGTTCAAGTTCCAAACTCAACTACGACGACATAATATCACCAACCAATGAAAAAGATGGGAGTTTTGCCGACTTTATGGGTAAAAGTGAAAAGGATCGACTAAGCAAATTGGATCAGATTGTCCAAAATTTGTATAGCACGCACAAGATTGGCAACCCTACTGCTACTCTGGTGAATTCTGGAG tTACAGAAATACCGGAGTACGACAGAAAATGGCGGATGAATAGCTCGGTATGTACAATCTGTAACAAGAGACTGTCGAACCAGTACAACTTGCGCGTGCACATGGAAACACACGCGGGCCGCCGCCATGCTTGCCGCGCATGCTCACACGTGTCGCGGTCCAGGGACGCGTTGAGGAAACATGTCGCCTACAGACATGCGCCCCCGCAACACAGGGCCGGACGAGGCGACATCTGA